One Phocoena sinus isolate mPhoSin1 chromosome 14, mPhoSin1.pri, whole genome shotgun sequence genomic region harbors:
- the YWHAH gene encoding 14-3-3 protein eta isoform X4 has protein sequence MKGDYYRYLAEVASGEKKNSVVEASEAAYKEAFEISKEHMQPTHPIRLGLALNFSVFYYEIQNAPEQACLLAKQAFDDAIAELDTLNEDSYKDSTLIMQLLRDNLTLWTSDQQDEEAGEGN, from the coding sequence ATGAAGGGCGACTACTACCGCTACCTGGCAGAGGTGGCTTCTGGCGAGAAGAAAAACAGTGTGGTCGAAGCTTCAGAGGCAGCCTACAAGGAAGCCTTCGAAATCAGCAAGGAGCACATGCAGCCAACACACCCCATCCGGCTGGGCCTGGCCCTCAACTTCTCCGTGTTCTACTACGAGATCCAGAATGCGCCCGAGCAGGCCTGCCTCTTAGCCAAACAAGCCTTCGATGACGCCATAGCCGAGCTGGACACACTAAACGAGGATTCCTATAAGGACTCCACGCTCATCATGCAGCTGCTGCGAGACAACCTCACCCTCTGGACGAGCGACCAGCAGGACGAGGAAGCCGGAGAAGGCAACTGA
- the YWHAH gene encoding 14-3-3 protein eta isoform X3, with the protein MVTELNEPLSNEDRNLLSVAYKNVVGARRSSWRVISSIEQKTTADGNEKKLEKVKAYREKIEKELETVCNDVLALLDKFLIKNCNDFQYESKVFYLKMKGDYYRYLAEVASGEKKNSVVEASEAAYKEAFEISKEHMQPTHPIRLGLALNFSVFYYEIQNAPEQACLLAKQAFDDAIAELDTLNEDSYKDSTLIMQLLRDNLTLWTSDQQDEEAGEGN; encoded by the coding sequence GTGACCGAGCTCAACGAACCTCTCTCCAATGAAGACCGAAACCTCCTCTCCGTGGCCTACAAGAATGTGGTCGGTGCCCGGCGGTCTTCCTGGAGGGTCATCAGCAGCATCGAGCAGAAAACCACGGCTGACGGGAATGAGAAGAAGCTGGAGAAGGTTAAGGCTTACCGGGAGAAGATCGAGAAGGAGCTGGAAACAGTGTGCAATGACGTGCTGGCCCTGCTGGACAAGTTCCTCATCAAGAACTGCAATGACTTCCAGTATGAGAGCAAGGTCTTCTACCTGAAGATGAAGGGCGACTACTACCGCTACCTGGCAGAGGTGGCTTCTGGCGAGAAGAAAAACAGTGTGGTCGAAGCTTCAGAGGCAGCCTACAAGGAAGCCTTCGAAATCAGCAAGGAGCACATGCAGCCAACACACCCCATCCGGCTGGGCCTGGCCCTCAACTTCTCCGTGTTCTACTACGAGATCCAGAATGCGCCCGAGCAGGCCTGCCTCTTAGCCAAACAAGCCTTCGATGACGCCATAGCCGAGCTGGACACACTAAACGAGGATTCCTATAAGGACTCCACGCTCATCATGCAGCTGCTGCGAGACAACCTCACCCTCTGGACGAGCGACCAGCAGGACGAGGAAGCCGGAGAAGGCAACTGA
- the YWHAH gene encoding 14-3-3 protein eta isoform X2: MLQVTELNEPLSNEDRNLLSVAYKNVVGARRSSWRVISSIEQKTTADGNEKKLEKVKAYREKIEKELETVCNDVLALLDKFLIKNCNDFQYESKVFYLKMKGDYYRYLAEVASGEKKNSVVEASEAAYKEAFEISKEHMQPTHPIRLGLALNFSVFYYEIQNAPEQACLLAKQAFDDAIAELDTLNEDSYKDSTLIMQLLRDNLTLWTSDQQDEEAGEGN, from the coding sequence ATGTTGCAGGTGACCGAGCTCAACGAACCTCTCTCCAATGAAGACCGAAACCTCCTCTCCGTGGCCTACAAGAATGTGGTCGGTGCCCGGCGGTCTTCCTGGAGGGTCATCAGCAGCATCGAGCAGAAAACCACGGCTGACGGGAATGAGAAGAAGCTGGAGAAGGTTAAGGCTTACCGGGAGAAGATCGAGAAGGAGCTGGAAACAGTGTGCAATGACGTGCTGGCCCTGCTGGACAAGTTCCTCATCAAGAACTGCAATGACTTCCAGTATGAGAGCAAGGTCTTCTACCTGAAGATGAAGGGCGACTACTACCGCTACCTGGCAGAGGTGGCTTCTGGCGAGAAGAAAAACAGTGTGGTCGAAGCTTCAGAGGCAGCCTACAAGGAAGCCTTCGAAATCAGCAAGGAGCACATGCAGCCAACACACCCCATCCGGCTGGGCCTGGCCCTCAACTTCTCCGTGTTCTACTACGAGATCCAGAATGCGCCCGAGCAGGCCTGCCTCTTAGCCAAACAAGCCTTCGATGACGCCATAGCCGAGCTGGACACACTAAACGAGGATTCCTATAAGGACTCCACGCTCATCATGCAGCTGCTGCGAGACAACCTCACCCTCTGGACGAGCGACCAGCAGGACGAGGAAGCCGGAGAAGGCAACTGA